Proteins from a genomic interval of Danio rerio strain Tuebingen ecotype United States chromosome 4, GRCz12tu, whole genome shotgun sequence:
- the LOC110439390 gene encoding uncharacterized protein, with the protein MPQSSCMKCGKKIPLPLLPLHIEECKEAETESSNDVTILDDDVDENVIETVDQPSPLHPILEPSLQICPICQISFPTDVLPFHASMCGEGERTFGDNDSSFTLNTEELPGPSTAQSSTSLSAAWKNEIDPFKSSRMFCDELLSINSHCPSLSLLINQFDTMDEQDSTLVLFYKMNSANWSTPLKYRLTGDAAVVKGVNRHILSMMMKKLKTGFTLNLGSSTTALFEGEKNHRVPSASAVLRDSNLFQMAGLMIGHSFLHGGPSLSGLSIPVVI; encoded by the exons atgccACAGTCCAGCTGTATGAAATGTGGTAAGAAAATACCACTGCCATTGCTGCCCTTACACATTGAAGAGTGTAAAGAAGCTGAGACA GAGTCTTCAAATGATGTGACCATTCTAGATGATGATGTAgacgaaaatgtaatcgaaactGTTGACCAGCCAAGCCCACTTCACCCCATCTTAGAACCATCATTACAG ATTTGTCCAATTTGCCAGATCTCTTTCCCAACTGATGTCTTGCCTTTTCATGCAAGCATGTGTGGTGAAGG AGAAAGGACTTTTGGTGACAATGATTCTTCATTCACTTTAAATACAGAAGAATTGCCAGGACCCTCAACTGCACAATCTTCAACATCCCTGTCTGCAG CATGGAAAAATGAAATTGACCCATTCAAATCATCTCGAATGTTCTGTGATGAGTTGCTCTCCATCAATTCACACTGTCCATCTCTATCATTACTCATCAACCAGTTTGATACTATGGATGAACAAGATAGTACCctggttttattttataaaatgaacaGTGCTAATTGGTCCACTCCATTGAAATATAGATTGACTG gagATGCAGCTGTTGTCAAGGGAGTTAACCGCCATATTTTGTCAATGATGATGAAAAAACTGAAGACTGGCTTCACTTTAAATTTGG GTTCATCTACTACAGCCCtttttgagggggaaaaaaaccACCGTGTACCTTCTGCATCTGCTGTACTACGGGACAGCAACCTGTTCCAGATGGCTGGCCTGATGATAGGCCATTCATTTTTGCATGGAGGTCCTAGTCTTTCTGGACTGAGCATACCTGTGGTCATATAA